A region of Desulfolithobacter dissulfuricans DNA encodes the following proteins:
- a CDS encoding HEAT repeat domain-containing protein yields MADVNPEHMVQEIRDNIKTGDTLKARLVLNHLADVDKTTQNRILYELSRAEPRFSVRLLNYLLTTQPELCESLPVVRETLISHLIAYPEVLIESLRDPQIEDKTIMIETAGELRLEEATQALIDLLGETDDSLQIKLIIETLGLIGDPQCINTLTDYLYSADRELIITAIHALGMVGTPTAMHRLAERMGTDNELDFLILGIFADVQDSVSLEKLNDTLRSHYAHMRTYAKEELIRIGVKSVPVLIENLKEEDDDLLIHTLNVLGDIGDESAIMPIRKLLNSEPRNPNVRFAAYEALARLPLRKGAYTLAAGLTDPEDHVCIAAARAIDRNFNEILAAGIKNLVKNDSDEARHIVKIIVNAQVDNVFLSLAGEEYFQEKALIYLPHAHKDIRDHYVRLLKKHGLDSFAARIGDGTVDAAGRRQKICAVDDSRMILNIYKATLHELGFEPVLFEFPAGALEWLEKEKPALVLTDLNMPEITGIQLTEKIREKYGPSELPIIMVTTQGDAQDHEAAQKVGVNDILIKPFNAESLKKAMGKYITVS; encoded by the coding sequence ATGGCAGATGTGAATCCCGAACACATGGTTCAGGAGATCCGGGACAATATCAAGACCGGCGACACCCTCAAGGCCCGCCTTGTCCTGAATCATCTAGCGGATGTGGACAAGACAACCCAGAACCGTATTCTCTACGAACTGTCCAGGGCCGAGCCCAGGTTCAGTGTTCGGCTTCTCAATTATCTGCTCACCACCCAGCCCGAGCTTTGTGAATCCCTGCCCGTGGTCCGGGAAACCCTGATATCCCACCTGATCGCCTATCCGGAGGTGCTCATCGAGAGTTTGCGCGACCCACAGATCGAGGATAAGACCATCATGATCGAGACCGCCGGTGAGCTGCGGCTCGAAGAGGCGACCCAGGCGCTGATCGATCTGCTCGGCGAGACCGATGATTCCCTGCAGATCAAGCTGATCATCGAGACCCTGGGGCTGATCGGCGATCCCCAGTGTATCAATACCCTGACCGATTATCTCTACTCGGCGGACCGGGAGCTGATCATCACCGCCATCCATGCCCTGGGAATGGTGGGCACCCCCACGGCCATGCATCGTCTGGCCGAACGGATGGGGACGGATAACGAGCTCGATTTTCTGATCCTCGGCATCTTTGCCGATGTCCAGGACTCGGTCTCGCTGGAAAAATTAAACGACACCCTCCGGTCCCATTACGCCCATATGCGGACCTATGCCAAGGAGGAGCTCATCCGGATCGGGGTCAAATCGGTGCCGGTGCTCATTGAAAATCTCAAGGAAGAGGACGATGACCTGCTCATCCATACCCTGAACGTACTCGGAGATATCGGGGATGAGAGCGCCATCATGCCGATCCGCAAACTGTTGAACAGCGAGCCGCGCAACCCCAACGTCCGGTTTGCCGCCTACGAGGCCCTGGCCAGGCTGCCGCTGCGCAAGGGCGCCTACACCCTGGCCGCCGGGCTGACCGATCCCGAGGACCATGTCTGCATTGCCGCGGCCCGGGCCATTGATCGGAATTTCAACGAAATTCTGGCCGCGGGAATAAAGAACCTGGTCAAGAACGACAGCGACGAAGCGCGCCATATCGTCAAGATCATCGTCAATGCCCAGGTGGACAATGTCTTCCTCAGCCTGGCCGGAGAAGAGTATTTTCAGGAAAAGGCCCTTATCTATCTGCCCCATGCCCACAAGGATATTCGCGACCACTACGTACGACTGCTCAAAAAACATGGTCTGGACAGCTTTGCGGCCCGGATCGGTGACGGGACCGTCGATGCCGCCGGCAGACGGCAGAAGATCTGTGCCGTGGATGACTCACGGATGATCCTTAACATCTACAAGGCCACCCTGCATGAGCTTGGCTTTGAGCCGGTCCTGTTCGAGTTCCCGGCCGGGGCCCTGGAGTGGCTTGAAAAGGAGAAACCGGCCCTGGTCCTGACCGACCTGAATATGCCGGAAATTACCGGTATTCAGCTTACTGAAAAGATCCGCGAGAAGTATGGGCCCTCAGAGCTGCCCATTATCATGGTGACCACCCAGGGGGATGCCCAGGATCATGAGGCGGCGCAGAAGGTCGGTGTGAACGATATCCTGATCAAGCCCTTCAATGCCGAGTCCCTGAAAAAGGCCATGGGTAAATATATAACGGTTTCCTGA
- a CDS encoding histidinol-phosphatase, with amino-acid sequence MTDCDLTSDTHVHTLLCNHARGEMEDYVRAALKRNLTRLTFLEHLEADISYPQRTWLRDQDFNSYFAEGYRLQDKYGGQLTIELGVEAGYNPEAVDLMQARLARWPFERIGLSYHFYRVGSRHYNLVSRRRENMTALGRIGVEQVTSDYLSGLIQAVQELECDVLCHLDAVMRHHPGYRLLPSHQRQIDTLLDLMAARNISLEINTSGFPIRDLPYPSPDIIARARDRAIPLAAGSDAHHPEQVGRHFEDLARLLNSGS; translated from the coding sequence GTGACTGACTGCGATCTCACATCCGATACCCACGTCCACACCCTGCTGTGTAACCATGCCCGGGGCGAGATGGAAGACTATGTCCGGGCTGCGCTCAAGCGCAACCTGACGCGGTTGACCTTTCTCGAACACCTGGAAGCAGATATCTCCTATCCGCAGCGAACCTGGCTGCGGGATCAGGATTTCAACAGCTATTTCGCCGAAGGTTACCGGCTGCAGGATAAATATGGCGGCCAGCTCACCATTGAGCTGGGGGTAGAGGCGGGCTATAATCCCGAGGCCGTGGACCTCATGCAGGCCCGGCTTGCGCGCTGGCCCTTTGAACGGATCGGCCTTTCCTACCATTTCTACCGCGTGGGCTCGCGTCATTACAATCTGGTCAGCCGGAGGCGGGAAAACATGACAGCCCTGGGCCGAATCGGCGTCGAACAGGTGACCAGCGACTACCTGAGCGGTCTCATTCAAGCGGTACAGGAGCTGGAGTGCGACGTGCTCTGCCACCTGGACGCGGTCATGCGTCACCATCCAGGGTATCGGCTCCTGCCCTCCCACCAGCGCCAGATCGACACTCTGCTCGATCTCATGGCTGCCCGTAACATTTCCCTGGAGATCAACACCTCCGGCTTTCCCATCCGCGACCTTCCCTATCCCTCGCCGGACATCATCGCCAGAGCCAGGGACCGTGCCATTCCCCTGGCTGCCGGCTCCGATGCCCACCATCCCGAGCAGGTGGGCCGCCATTTCGAAGACCTGGCCCGTCTCCTCAACAGCGGCAGCTGA